TAAGTAAATGCTTAGCTCCACGGCTTAGGGCTGAAAACGATGCTTAATTGTTAGCGGCTGGCGTTTTTATCACTATTAATTTTTCTTCTTGTTTCATTATTAGTTTCAATATTATTATTTGTCTTGTAAACTAACAGATATTCCTGAGTGGGCATTAAAAGTAAATTCGGGATATTCAGTAAAATCAGTATTTGGTAAATACGAACTATAGTGTTCTTTTTTTACTAAAAAGAATTTTTCAAATCCATAATACCTTACTTTTTTGTTTAGAGGATTAAGAAAATCACGAAGTTGCGAGTGTAAACTTGACTTAAATAAAAATTTATTAAATGTTTCATAATTCACATTTTTTCTCCCAAATTCTTGCTCGTATTCGCTCGATAATTTTTTTGCCAAATCTAAATAGAAAATAGGAGCTTCAAAATTTATGGAAGTGAGTTTTGATAAATTGAAATCTTCTTCGATTAAGGGAATACATTCTTCTATTTTTTCAATAATAACTGTAAATGGCATAGGCTCTTTATGATAAACACGCAAAGAAAATGTAGTGTCGCTTTTATATTCGTTAATACGGAGAATAACACCCAAAGTGTCCTTGCTTACAAGCCAATAATAAGAATATGATTTTGAATAAAAATCAGTCTGCCACGATTGATGGGAAACATTTTTCTTTTTTACTATAATTGTATCTTGTATGTCTAACGTTTCAGTCTGTTTTTTAGTTGTTTGTCCACAACCAATCAAAACCAAAAAAAGAACGCTTAATATGATTGTTATTTTTTTCATTGTCAATTAACTTCTTCAAATTATTTTTTTTCTTTTACTTTTCAAATTTCGCGACGACATCTCGTCTCTCTGTTACCGCTTGCCGCTAACGTGTAGTATATGGTTTTGTGGCGGTTTTTGAAACACAAAATTTCAACTTGCACCGAAGTTTATTTAATGCTAAAATGCACATATTTAGTACTTCACCCGCCATAAACTATATACAATGTTATAAGCGTTATTTTTGTCAAACATTACACAAAGGTAAAGTGAATTTTAAATCAGTTCCTTTGCCCACTTCACTTTCTGCCCAAATTTTCCCATCGTGTTTTTCTACAAATTCTTTGCATAAAATTAGACCTAAACCACTTCCTTTTTCACCATTAGTTCCGTAAGTGGTTATATGTTCTGTATTTTTAAAGAGTTTCGATAAATTTTCCGGTGTAATTCCTTCCCCCTCGTCATTAATTGTTATTGTATGTTCCATTTTATTTTTGGTAGCAAATATCCGGATTTGCTTTCCATTTGGAGAAAATTTTATAGCATTTGAAATTAAATTACGTAAAACAGTCATTAACATATTTTTATCGGCAAAAACAATTGTGTCTTGTGGAATATTAACAGCAATGCTAATTTGTTTGTTTTGCGTTATTTCCTTGAATAAATCAGTTACAAACAAAACAGTTTCTTTTAGCATAATCTTTTCCGGCACAAAAGTTATCTCGTTACGTTGAGATTTTGCCCAATTTAACAAGTTTTCGAGAAGTTGAAACGTACTCTTTGAAAGCTTTTTTTGAGAATCTATGAACATAAAAAGAGTTTCTTTGTCTAATCCATCTTCGTCCGACATCATTTCTGATATTTGCATCATAGTACCGATTGGTCCTCTTAAATCATGCCCAATAATCGAAAACAATCTATCTTTGGTAGCGTTGAGTTTTATTAACTTATCACGGGATTGTTTTAATTCTATATGTGTACTTACCCTTGCCAGTAATTCTTCCTTATTAAAAGGTTTTGTAACATAATCAATGCCTCCGGCATCGAATCCAATAATTAAGTCGTCTTTTTGATTTTTAGCAGTTAGAAAAATTACGGGTATTTCTTTTAGTTTTTCATCGGATTTAATTCGTCGGCATACTTCAAAACCATCAATTCCGGGCATCATTACATCAAGTAGAATTAATTCGAATATATTATTCTTCAAGGTTTTTAATGCACTTTCTCCGTCAAGAGCTACGGCAATTTTATATCCATTTTCTTTAAGGATGCTACCTACCAATTTCAGATTTTCCTTATTGTCGTCAACCACTAATATATGCGCTTCATCTTTCATAATAATTTCTTTATACGGTGAATTCTTTTAGTCTTTTTACAATATCAGGAAAATTAGCTAACTGTTTTTCTAATGCTTCTGTATTTATCATTTCAATATTCTCTAAAAGTATTGCTGAATAATTTGTTAAAAACTCAACGCTATATTTCCCTGATATTTGTTTTAGTTCATTTGCAAAGTCTTCAATTTCAAACAATACATTTCCATCTTTTATTTCTTCCCATTTGGGCAGGAAATCTACCTCAAGTATATTTGCTAATTCGGGGATATTAATTTTTGTGTTTTCGGGAATGTTATCAAACAATAAAACAGTTGTGTTTTTTGCTTTATCTTCTTTTTCCTTTTTACCTTCTACTTTTGAATAAGTCAAATATTTCATTAATTCAACTTGTAATCCGCCTTTGCTAACAGGTTTATACAAAAATCCATTAAAATTTTCTGCAAATTCCTTATTGTCTTTGTTCGAAACCGATGCGGTTAAGGCAACAATTGGAATATGTTTAATCGCCGGGTTTGCTCTTATTCGTTCGGCTACTTCGTAGCCGTTTAGTCCGGGCATTCGAATATCCAACAGTATTAATGACGGGCTTGTATGTGTAAGAATTTCCAGAGCTATTTCTCCATTATTCGCAGTAATAAATTGCAGACCGGAATCAGAAAACAAGCTCTCAACAATTTTAATATTCGATATTACATCATCAACAATTAAAATGCTAGCTTCTTCAAAAATAATATTTTCTTGTATTTCATACCTCTCTCTTTTCTCAACTAAGTCTTTGCAAATCTTTACATCATGAATTTTTAACGTGAAAACAGAACCTTTGCCTTCTTCACTTTCCACCGTAATTGTTCCGTTCATCTTTTCTGCCAATCGTTTTGATATGGCTAATCCCAAACCGGCACCCTCATATTTGCGGCTCGATTGTCCCCACTGTTGGTGGAAAACATCAAAAATTAAGTGGACATGCTCTTTTGCAATACCAATACCTGTATCAATAACGTCAATAGACATAGTTCCACTTTTTTCATTTGTAAGCTCAAAGTATAGTTTAATTGCTACATAGCCTTTGAGGGTGAATTTTGCAGCATTGCCCACTAAGTTGAAAATAATTTGTTTTATTCTAATTTCATCCAGCATTAATGCTTTCGGAAACGAATCTTCAATTTCGACAGATAAGGCAACCCCTTTTTTCTCTAATTTTTCATGAAATAAAAGTTTTATTTCATTTATAATATTAATTGTATTAACAGACTGTAAGGATATTTCAAGCCTGCTTGCTTCAATTTTCGATAAATCCAAAATGTCATTTAACAGCGACATGAGCAAATTACCACCGTTAAGAATTGATTTCACCATTTTTTTTTGTTGTTCGCTTTCCATTTTATGATAAAGAGATTCACTAAATCCCAAAATAGCGTTCATTGGTGTTCGTATTTCGTGGCTCATATTTGCCAGAAACTCACTTTTTGCTTTATTGGCGTTTTCTGCAGCATTCTTGGCTTCTATTAATTCGTATTCAGCCTGCTTACGATTGGTGATATCACGCATTGTCCCCACAATCTTCCAGGGCTTAGCCTTTTCATTATATATTATTTTTATAGAAAAGGAAGTTGCGCTTACATCGCCATTTTTTTTAACTAAAGAAACCTCATAATCATTGAGTTTTCCATTATTTTGCTTAAGAGCAGTGAGTAAATTGGCACGCTCATCAGGATAAGCATAATAATCAGCCATATTTGTACCAATAATTTCTTTGCGCGAATAACCCGACAAAGCTTCAATAGATGGTGTCATCTCTAAGATTGTTCCATCCGTAATGCTTATTTCGGCATAAACATCAGTAAAAACATTAAAGATAGCTTTATATTTATTCCTGCTTATGCTTAGTGTTTTTTCAGATTGTTGTAATTCTTGTTTTTGCTCAATTAACTTTAAATTATTACTAACACCAATTAATATTTGTTGTAAGCTCTTGAGAATAAAATAGTCAATTTTTTGGGATTGATTGGCAAAAACCATAAAACCAATATCTGATATTGAAACAATATAGCAATAAGCTGTTTTGTTAAACTCAAGAGTGAGAGGCAGCTTTTTAAACAATAAATTTTTATCGATAAAGTTTTTGCTTAAATGTTCTAAAGCAAAGTTTATGGCTTTATTGCTTTCAATTTTTGCCGGTATTGAGTATTCTTTATCGTAATTGAGATTTTTATTCTCTAATTCATTGTAAAGAAAAACAGCGCCTGTAAAACAATTCAATTTTTTAAGTATTGTAGTCAGGCTACTCTTGCAAATTTCCTCAGGGCTATTTTTTACACTAATGGAAATGTCTATTTCGTAAAGTATTTTAATTTGTTTATTACGTATATCTAAATTTTCCAAAACATCTGGTTTTTTTTTGATTTTCATAAAAGTGACTTTAAATTTCTATAAAAGTTTCCACATAATTTACATTCTAAAATCAGGAGTTTACTTTTGTAAATGACTGGTTTTAAATGCGAGCGTAACGAAGTTATTGACGTTTTCTTATAGCCACTAATTAGTCTTCAAGATAGGATGAGATAATAGTTTTATTATAAAACTCTAAAAAGCTTTTTCCTGTATTTGCTATTTCACCTATACTAAGCGCTCCAAAAAGCGGAGAATCATCACTACTCATAGTCATTAATTCTTTTTGAAATTCATCCCCCAAAAATAACACTCTTGAAATACAATCCATTACAAACAAGGATTTTTTATCCGCTCTGCCTGAGAAAGTATTCATTGCCTCTTCGTGAGATTGGCGTGCAGCATTAATAAGACTTTCATTGTCGCCATTAAGGATATTTACCATTGAGTTTTCCGGTAC
This portion of the Lentimicrobium sp. L6 genome encodes:
- a CDS encoding PAS domain-containing hybrid sensor histidine kinase/response regulator; the protein is MKIKKKPDVLENLDIRNKQIKILYEIDISISVKNSPEEICKSSLTTILKKLNCFTGAVFLYNELENKNLNYDKEYSIPAKIESNKAINFALEHLSKNFIDKNLLFKKLPLTLEFNKTAYCYIVSISDIGFMVFANQSQKIDYFILKSLQQILIGVSNNLKLIEQKQELQQSEKTLSISRNKYKAIFNVFTDVYAEISITDGTILEMTPSIEALSGYSRKEIIGTNMADYYAYPDERANLLTALKQNNGKLNDYEVSLVKKNGDVSATSFSIKIIYNEKAKPWKIVGTMRDITNRKQAEYELIEAKNAAENANKAKSEFLANMSHEIRTPMNAILGFSESLYHKMESEQQKKMVKSILNGGNLLMSLLNDILDLSKIEASRLEISLQSVNTINIINEIKLLFHEKLEKKGVALSVEIEDSFPKALMLDEIRIKQIIFNLVGNAAKFTLKGYVAIKLYFELTNEKSGTMSIDVIDTGIGIAKEHVHLIFDVFHQQWGQSSRKYEGAGLGLAISKRLAEKMNGTITVESEEGKGSVFTLKIHDVKICKDLVEKRERYEIQENIIFEEASILIVDDVISNIKIVESLFSDSGLQFITANNGEIALEILTHTSPSLILLDIRMPGLNGYEVAERIRANPAIKHIPIVALTASVSNKDNKEFAENFNGFLYKPVSKGGLQVELMKYLTYSKVEGKKEKEDKAKNTTVLLFDNIPENTKINIPELANILEVDFLPKWEEIKDGNVLFEIEDFANELKQISGKYSVEFLTNYSAILLENIEMINTEALEKQLANFPDIVKRLKEFTV
- a CDS encoding hybrid sensor histidine kinase/response regulator; translated protein: MKDEAHILVVDDNKENLKLVGSILKENGYKIAVALDGESALKTLKNNIFELILLDVMMPGIDGFEVCRRIKSDEKLKEIPVIFLTAKNQKDDLIIGFDAGGIDYVTKPFNKEELLARVSTHIELKQSRDKLIKLNATKDRLFSIIGHDLRGPIGTMMQISEMMSDEDGLDKETLFMFIDSQKKLSKSTFQLLENLLNWAKSQRNEITFVPEKIMLKETVLFVTDLFKEITQNKQISIAVNIPQDTIVFADKNMLMTVLRNLISNAIKFSPNGKQIRIFATKNKMEHTITINDEGEGITPENLSKLFKNTEHITTYGTNGEKGSGLGLILCKEFVEKHDGKIWAESEVGKGTDLKFTLPLCNV